One Terriglobales bacterium DNA segment encodes these proteins:
- a CDS encoding type II secretion system F family protein — protein MPVFTFSGKNATGARVSGERVAENKQALQDLLRRERILNLTVKEKGKEFALPTFGSGKVATKDVAIFFRQFSV, from the coding sequence ATGCCAGTTTTTACGTTTAGCGGAAAGAATGCAACCGGGGCTCGCGTCTCGGGAGAGCGGGTGGCCGAGAATAAGCAGGCGCTTCAGGATCTGCTGCGGCGGGAGCGCATTCTCAACCTCACGGTCAAAGAGAAGGGCAAGGAATTTGCCCTGCCTACCTTCGGCTCGGGCAAGGTTGCGACCAAGGACGTCGCGATCTTTTTCCGCCAGTTCTCGGT